Proteins from one Mucilaginibacter jinjuensis genomic window:
- a CDS encoding aldehyde dehydrogenase family protein produces the protein MVDIAAVLSHFNININEANPAFSTGATWGSSEVTFIKDIISPVDGKKIAAVTMATSADYNKVADKATDAFKQWRTLPAPKRGEIVRQIGEALRENKDQLGKLVSYEMGKSLQEGWGEVQEMIDICDFAVGLSRQLYGNTMASERANHRMYDQYHPLGVVGIISAFNFPVAVWSWNAMLAWICGNVCIWKPSEKTPLTAIACQHIVQQVFAANNIAEGVSCLVIGDRVIGEQMAADARVALVSATGSTRMGKAVAVTVAQRLGKYLLELGGNNAVIISEDANMEIALVGAVFGAVGTAGQRCTTTRRLIIHQSIYEAFKQKLVSAYAQVRIGNPLDEHNHMGPLIDHDAVNAYLASIEACKAQGGKFIVEGGVLTGDAYASGCYVKPCIAEVENYFEIVQHETFAPILYLIKYDTIDEAIELQNAVPQGLSSSIITNNLREAEQFLSFAGSDCGIANVNIGTSGAEIGGAFGGEKETGGGRESGSDAWKAYMRRQTNTINYSADLPLAQGIKFDL, from the coding sequence ATGGTTGATATCGCAGCAGTTCTTAGTCATTTTAATATTAATATAAACGAAGCAAACCCTGCTTTTAGTACAGGTGCTACCTGGGGCAGCAGTGAGGTTACTTTTATAAAGGATATTATTTCGCCGGTTGATGGTAAAAAAATAGCAGCCGTTACCATGGCTACCTCTGCCGATTATAACAAAGTTGCCGATAAAGCAACAGATGCCTTTAAACAATGGCGCACCCTGCCAGCCCCTAAACGCGGCGAAATTGTACGCCAGATTGGTGAAGCGCTGCGCGAAAATAAAGACCAGTTAGGCAAGCTCGTATCCTACGAAATGGGCAAAAGCTTACAAGAGGGCTGGGGCGAAGTACAGGAGATGATTGATATCTGCGATTTTGCCGTTGGTTTAAGCCGCCAGTTGTATGGTAACACCATGGCTTCTGAAAGGGCTAACCACCGCATGTACGATCAATATCATCCGCTGGGTGTGGTAGGGATTATCTCGGCATTTAATTTCCCGGTTGCGGTTTGGAGCTGGAATGCCATGCTGGCCTGGATCTGCGGTAACGTATGCATCTGGAAACCATCAGAAAAAACGCCACTAACAGCAATTGCTTGTCAACATATAGTTCAACAAGTGTTTGCAGCGAATAATATAGCCGAGGGCGTATCATGCCTTGTAATCGGTGATCGCGTTATCGGTGAGCAAATGGCTGCTGATGCCCGCGTGGCTTTGGTTTCTGCAACAGGATCAACCCGCATGGGTAAGGCTGTAGCAGTTACCGTGGCGCAGCGTTTGGGTAAATATCTGTTAGAACTTGGTGGCAATAATGCAGTTATTATTAGCGAGGATGCTAACATGGAAATTGCCCTGGTAGGTGCTGTGTTTGGCGCGGTGGGTACCGCCGGTCAGCGTTGTACTACAACGCGCAGGCTGATTATCCATCAAAGTATTTACGAAGCCTTTAAACAAAAGTTAGTAAGTGCTTATGCGCAGGTGAGGATTGGTAACCCATTGGATGAACATAACCACATGGGGCCGCTGATTGACCACGATGCTGTAAATGCCTACTTAGCTTCGATAGAAGCCTGTAAAGCGCAAGGAGGTAAGTTTATTGTAGAAGGTGGTGTGCTAACGGGAGATGCCTACGCCTCTGGCTGCTATGTAAAACCTTGCATTGCCGAAGTGGAAAACTACTTCGAGATTGTGCAGCACGAAACCTTTGCGCCGATACTATATTTAATAAAATACGATACTATTGATGAAGCCATTGAACTGCAAAATGCAGTACCACAAGGGCTGTCGTCATCCATTATAACCAATAATTTGCGTGAGGCTGAACAATTTTTATCCTTCGCGGGTTCTGACTGTGGTATAGCTAATGTGAACATCGGTACATCGGGTGCCGAAATTGGCGGGGCTTTTGGTGGTGAAAAGGAAACGGGCGGAGGCCGCGAGTCGGGCTCTGATGCCTGGAAAGCTTATATGCGCCGCCAAACCAATACCATAAATTACTCTGCCGATTTGCCACTGGCTCAGGGAATAAAATTTGATCTGTAG
- a CDS encoding tetratricopeptide repeat protein, protein MEEEFEFGFTEDPKFSVERYEEMIRNQDQYFFDAQAFENIIDYYIEKNDPAKALQVVEYARNQHPFAAIFLIKQAQLLVVTNRMSEAFSALDKAEMLEASEADIYIIRGNLYENMERFAEALENYEKALDMAEEKDDILLHIAYVYQNMGDYESAISYLKRCLEHNMENQDALYELAFCYDVMDNQQESVQFYMQYIDNEPYSYAAWYNLGNAYTKLGLFEKAIDAYDYAILIKDSFASAYFNKGNALVNLEKFAEAIEVYRQTFEYEQPNGDTYCAIGECYEKLEQMDEARSFYKKSVRLDPKLADAWFGIGVTLDFEERYFEALHFYKKALDIDALNPDYWFAIADAEYKLGHLDKAEEAYEKVVEMNPLDVDAWLDYSSILYEQERLVDAIEVMSQAIKNNPEAAELYYRMVAYLFAKGEYNEALSQLETALSTDPEKHYILFDYLPQLQKNKIIVDIIARYMN, encoded by the coding sequence ATGGAAGAAGAATTTGAATTCGGTTTTACCGAGGATCCTAAGTTTTCCGTTGAGAGATACGAGGAAATGATCCGCAACCAAGATCAGTACTTTTTCGATGCACAGGCCTTTGAAAACATTATTGATTATTATATAGAGAAGAACGATCCGGCAAAGGCTTTACAGGTAGTAGAATACGCCCGCAACCAGCACCCCTTCGCAGCTATCTTTTTAATTAAACAAGCACAGCTGTTGGTAGTAACCAACCGCATGAGCGAAGCATTTAGCGCGTTGGATAAAGCCGAAATGCTGGAAGCATCAGAAGCTGATATTTACATCATCAGGGGTAACCTGTATGAAAATATGGAGCGCTTTGCCGAAGCGCTCGAGAACTATGAAAAGGCCCTTGATATGGCCGAAGAGAAAGATGACATACTGTTGCACATTGCCTACGTTTACCAAAACATGGGCGACTATGAGAGCGCTATCTCTTACCTTAAACGTTGTTTAGAGCATAACATGGAAAACCAGGATGCCCTTTATGAACTGGCTTTCTGTTATGATGTAATGGACAACCAGCAGGAGAGCGTGCAGTTTTACATGCAGTATATCGATAACGAACCATATAGCTATGCGGCCTGGTATAACCTAGGTAATGCCTACACCAAGCTTGGTTTGTTTGAAAAAGCGATTGATGCTTACGATTATGCTATATTAATTAAGGACAGCTTTGCATCGGCCTACTTTAATAAAGGTAATGCTTTGGTTAACCTCGAAAAATTTGCAGAGGCTATTGAGGTTTACCGACAGACTTTTGAGTACGAACAACCCAACGGCGATACTTATTGCGCCATTGGCGAGTGCTACGAAAAACTGGAGCAAATGGACGAGGCCCGTTCTTTCTACAAAAAATCGGTTAGGCTTGACCCTAAACTGGCTGATGCCTGGTTTGGTATTGGTGTAACGCTCGATTTTGAAGAACGCTATTTCGAAGCCCTGCACTTTTACAAAAAAGCGCTGGATATTGATGCCCTTAACCCCGACTACTGGTTTGCCATTGCCGATGCCGAATATAAGCTTGGCCACCTCGACAAGGCAGAAGAAGCTTACGAAAAAGTAGTTGAAATGAACCCGCTTGATGTTGATGCATGGCTGGATTATTCGTCTATCCTGTATGAGCAAGAGCGTTTGGTTGATGCCATCGAGGTAATGTCGCAGGCCATTAAGAACAATCCCGAAGCAGCAGAGCTTTACTACCGCATGGTAGCTTACCTGTTTGCCAAAGGCGAGTATAACGAAGCTTTATCTCAACTAGAAACTGCTTTAAGTACAGATCCGGAGAAACACTATATTTTGTTCGATTATTTGCCTCAGCTGCAAAAGAATAAGATCATAGTGGACATTATTGCCCGCTATATGAATTAA
- a CDS encoding phosphosulfolactate synthase: MNYHLNNLPERTAKPRESGMTMMMDKGLSLRQVEDFIEVSGAYTDIVKLGWATSFVTPNLDEKLKLYRDAGIPVYFGGTLFEAFIIRGQYDDFCRTLDRYKMEHCEVSDGSITIPHDEKCEYISKLAKQVTVISEVGSKDVTKIFAPYKWIQLMEAELQAGSWKVIAEARESGNVGIYRDSGEVRQGLVDEILTKIPQDTIIWEAPQKAQQVWFIKLLGANVNLGNIATNDVIPLETLRLGIRSDTFDHFINL; this comes from the coding sequence ATGAATTACCATTTAAATAACTTACCCGAACGCACAGCGAAACCAAGAGAAAGCGGAATGACCATGATGATGGATAAAGGGCTTAGCTTACGCCAGGTTGAAGATTTTATTGAAGTAAGCGGTGCCTATACCGACATTGTTAAACTGGGCTGGGCAACATCATTTGTTACCCCTAACCTGGACGAAAAGTTAAAGCTATACCGCGATGCAGGCATCCCGGTTTATTTCGGCGGTACTTTGTTCGAAGCATTTATTATCCGCGGCCAGTATGACGATTTTTGCCGTACGCTCGATCGTTATAAAATGGAGCATTGCGAGGTTTCTGATGGCTCAATCACCATTCCGCATGATGAAAAATGTGAATACATCAGCAAACTGGCTAAACAGGTAACTGTAATATCTGAAGTAGGATCTAAGGACGTTACCAAGATCTTCGCACCATATAAATGGATCCAGTTAATGGAGGCCGAACTGCAGGCCGGTTCATGGAAAGTAATTGCCGAAGCACGCGAAAGCGGCAACGTAGGCATTTACCGCGACTCAGGCGAAGTACGTCAGGGCTTGGTTGATGAGATCCTAACTAAGATACCGCAGGATACCATTATCTGGGAAGCCCCGCAAAAGGCACAGCAGGTATGGTTTATTAAATTGTTAGGCGCTAATGTAAACCTGGGTAATATTGCCACCAATGATGTTATCCCATTGGAGACATTACGTTTAGGGATTAGAAGCGATACTTTCGATCATTTTATTAATTTGTAA
- a CDS encoding shikimate dehydrogenase family protein, with protein MKTYGIIGYPLSHSFSQKFFTDKFELEKIEGVRYDVHPLESLGDFDELLNKHSTLCGLNVTIPHKVEVMKYLDWVSVEAKEIGAVNCIRIAKESPVTAALTGELGIEGKNFMLEGFNTDAYGFEASLKPLLTSAHDKALILGDGGAAKAVKFVLRKLNIPFTTVVRKPTPGCVLYEDLTAELIEEHKLIINTTPVGTSPDVDACPPIPYQYIGQSHLLYDLIYNPAVTKFLKNGIDQGAAIKNGYEMLVLQAEKSWEIWNSKALHP; from the coding sequence ATGAAAACATACGGGATTATTGGCTACCCGCTTTCGCATTCGTTCTCGCAGAAGTTTTTTACAGACAAGTTTGAGCTGGAGAAAATTGAGGGTGTTAGATATGATGTTCACCCGCTCGAATCATTGGGCGATTTTGACGAACTACTGAACAAGCATTCTACCCTATGCGGTTTAAACGTTACCATACCCCACAAGGTTGAGGTAATGAAATATTTAGACTGGGTTAGTGTAGAAGCCAAAGAAATTGGCGCAGTAAACTGCATCCGCATAGCCAAAGAAAGCCCTGTAACCGCAGCCCTAACCGGCGAACTTGGCATTGAAGGTAAAAACTTTATGCTCGAAGGATTTAATACCGATGCTTATGGTTTCGAAGCCTCATTAAAACCACTGCTTACATCGGCTCATGATAAAGCCTTAATATTAGGCGACGGCGGTGCAGCCAAGGCTGTAAAATTTGTATTGCGCAAACTGAACATCCCTTTTACAACTGTTGTACGCAAACCAACCCCTGGTTGTGTATTGTATGAAGATTTAACAGCAGAGTTAATTGAGGAGCATAAACTCATTATTAATACAACACCTGTTGGCACCAGCCCAGATGTAGATGCTTGTCCACCGATACCTTACCAATACATTGGCCAAAGCCATTTACTATACGACCTGATTTACAATCCGGCAGTCACTAAATTTCTAAAAAACGGAATAGACCAGGGAGCAGCCATAAAAAATGGATATGAAATGTTAGTATTGCAGGCAGAAAAATCATGGGAAATATGGAATTCAAAAGCACTGCATCCGTAG
- the gldD gene encoding gliding motility lipoprotein GldD, with translation MEFKSTASVGIKLLCIAVLFIAGCGNNHDYSPKPRGFYRIKFPKKEYQEYTGGCPISFTYPKYAKLEPDLSRGAKPCWLNMQFPEFHGTLHLSYQPVTSKKVFNELVEDARTFAFKHTVKATSIDEGVIHYPDRKVYGIYYTIDGNAASSAQFYLTDSTKNYLRGALYFNSEPRLDSIQPVLDFVKKDVDVMIKSFKWKGK, from the coding sequence ATGGAATTCAAAAGCACTGCATCCGTAGGCATTAAATTACTTTGCATTGCTGTACTGTTTATAGCTGGCTGCGGAAATAATCACGATTATTCGCCCAAGCCGCGTGGTTTTTATCGCATTAAATTTCCTAAAAAAGAATACCAGGAGTACACAGGTGGTTGCCCCATTAGCTTTACCTATCCAAAATATGCAAAGCTGGAGCCCGATTTGTCGCGCGGTGCAAAACCATGCTGGTTAAATATGCAGTTCCCCGAATTTCATGGCACGCTGCATTTAAGCTACCAGCCCGTTACTTCTAAAAAAGTATTTAATGAGCTGGTTGAGGATGCCCGCACTTTTGCCTTTAAGCACACGGTTAAAGCCACATCTATAGATGAAGGCGTTATCCACTACCCCGACCGTAAGGTATACGGCATTTATTACACCATTGATGGCAACGCGGCATCATCGGCCCAATTTTATTTAACCGATAGTACGAAGAATTATCTGCGCGGTGCGCTCTACTTCAACTCAGAACCACGCTTGGATTCTATACAACCCGTTTTAGATTTTGTGAAGAAAGATGTGGATGTGATGATTAAGAGTTTTAAGTGGAAAGGGAAGTAA
- a CDS encoding MBL fold metallo-hydrolase, which yields MSTVKSFTNNPYQENTYLLYDETGECAIIDPGMETGAEQNVVVNFIKNNNLKPVLLLNTHCHIDHILGNKFVFEQYGLKPQFHEGEQFVMDAMVNWAQESGIRYDLSPIPDTYLPESGEVKFGNTTLELIFAPGHSPAHLCFYDKADKIVIGGDVLFRNSIGRTDLPGGNHQQLIKNIEEKLFTLPDDCTVYPGHGPETTIGYEKETNPFF from the coding sequence ATGTCTACAGTAAAATCATTTACCAACAACCCATACCAGGAAAACACCTATCTGCTCTACGATGAAACCGGCGAATGCGCCATCATTGATCCGGGTATGGAAACCGGTGCAGAGCAAAATGTGGTGGTAAACTTCATCAAGAATAATAACCTGAAACCGGTATTGCTGTTAAATACACATTGCCATATCGATCATATTTTAGGCAATAAATTCGTGTTCGAACAATATGGCCTTAAACCACAATTTCACGAAGGCGAACAATTTGTGATGGATGCCATGGTTAACTGGGCGCAAGAGTCAGGGATCAGATATGATCTTTCACCAATACCGGATACCTATCTGCCAGAAAGCGGCGAAGTTAAATTTGGCAATACAACTTTAGAGTTAATATTCGCCCCCGGCCACTCCCCTGCGCATTTATGTTTTTACGATAAAGCGGATAAAATTGTAATCGGTGGCGATGTGCTATTTCGCAATAGCATTGGCCGTACAGATTTGCCGGGCGGCAACCATCAGCAACTGATAAAAAACATCGAGGAAAAACTTTTTACCCTGCCCGATGATTGTACCGTATATCCAGGCCACGGCCCCGAAACAACTATTGGTTATGAGAAAGAAACTAATCCGTTCTTTTAG
- a CDS encoding ABC transporter permease: MHAINIISGISMLGVFIGSAALILILSVFNGLERVILSLYNNFTPELKIEPKLGKTFEAEGSIFNDLRNNSKVLSYTEVLQERALLRYGDRQVIATMKGVSNDFLKNPRLDSTIIKGSFMLDFRGQPTAVIGATIQGSLGVNVSDILSPIQVYSPSRKASVSSINPADEFTVRYVYPAGIFSVQQDFDDMVIVPLGFMRNLLDQPTQVSAVELNFKPGTDINAIEKDVKDRIGTDKYTVKNRYEQNTLLYKLLHSEKWAVFLILSFVLVIAIFNIIGSLTMLVIDKKKDIAILNSLGAKPRLIQGIFFYEGMMISLVGCIGGMLAGLIFGLLQQKYGFISMGGGLTVVNAYPVNFKITDFILVFLTVTGIAVIASGISARLSVKGLNEFKQDL; this comes from the coding sequence ATGCATGCCATTAATATTATTTCGGGCATATCCATGCTCGGGGTATTTATTGGCAGTGCTGCGCTTATCCTTATTTTGTCGGTGTTCAATGGGTTAGAACGGGTGATCCTTTCGCTCTATAACAACTTTACGCCCGAGCTAAAGATTGAACCCAAACTGGGCAAAACATTTGAGGCCGAGGGTTCTATATTTAACGATCTGCGTAATAACTCCAAAGTATTATCCTACACCGAAGTATTGCAGGAACGCGCCCTGCTGCGCTATGGTGACCGCCAGGTAATTGCCACCATGAAAGGTGTAAGCAATGATTTTCTTAAAAACCCGCGATTAGACAGTACCATTATTAAAGGTTCATTTATGCTCGATTTCCGAGGGCAGCCTACTGCGGTTATCGGTGCAACCATACAGGGTAGTTTAGGTGTAAATGTAAGCGATATATTAAGTCCGATACAGGTGTACTCGCCAAGTCGCAAGGCTTCGGTTAGTAGCATAAACCCAGCCGACGAGTTTACTGTGCGCTACGTTTACCCAGCCGGGATATTCTCTGTTCAGCAGGATTTTGATGACATGGTGATTGTTCCCCTCGGCTTTATGCGCAACCTGCTCGATCAGCCTACGCAAGTATCGGCAGTGGAGCTAAATTTTAAACCCGGCACAGATATCAATGCCATAGAAAAAGACGTTAAAGACAGGATTGGTACAGATAAGTACACCGTTAAAAACCGCTACGAACAAAATACGTTATTGTATAAATTGTTACATTCAGAAAAGTGGGCAGTTTTTTTAATACTCAGTTTTGTGTTGGTTATTGCTATCTTTAATATAATTGGCTCATTAACCATGCTGGTTATTGATAAGAAAAAGGATATTGCCATACTAAACAGCCTGGGCGCAAAGCCCCGTTTAATCCAGGGAATATTTTTTTACGAAGGGATGATGATTTCCCTGGTGGGCTGTATAGGCGGTATGCTGGCCGGATTAATTTTCGGGCTATTACAGCAAAAATATGGCTTCATAAGCATGGGTGGTGGTTTAACCGTTGTAAATGCCTACCCTGTTAATTTTAAAATAACTGATTTTATATTGGTTTTTTTAACCGTAACAGGCATCGCCGTAATAGCATCGGGCATTAGTGCCCGATTAAGTGTTAAAGGACTAAATGAATTTAAACAGGATTTATAA
- the rbfA gene encoding 30S ribosome-binding factor RbfA, which yields MESKRQQKFAGIIQEDLAAIFQREGMNYLPNTLVTITKVRVTPDLAIARVFLSFFNNANAQTSLATVKQHASEIRYKLGARIKDHARIVPQLEFFIDDTNEYVERMDKIFDKISKEDRQPDTDSE from the coding sequence ATGGAATCAAAACGTCAACAAAAATTTGCCGGAATTATACAGGAAGATCTGGCCGCTATATTTCAGCGCGAGGGTATGAATTATTTACCTAACACCCTGGTTACCATAACCAAGGTACGCGTTACGCCCGATCTGGCAATTGCACGTGTGTTCCTGAGTTTTTTTAACAACGCCAATGCGCAAACATCGCTTGCTACGGTTAAACAACACGCATCAGAAATTCGCTATAAACTGGGTGCACGCATTAAAGACCACGCAAGGATAGTCCCTCAACTCGAATTCTTTATTGATGATACCAACGAGTATGTGGAGCGTATGGACAAGATCTTCGACAAAATAAGCAAAGAAGACCGCCAACCGGATACCGACAGCGAATAA
- a CDS encoding peptidoglycan DD-metalloendopeptidase family protein, with the protein MDKHWQLNNYITKHPDAISKVVAFNPVVDHFFHFNFTETNTELSGADVANTEKFSKYINSELEHHNCRLGIGGYMEHRTIYQRSVLFDDYEEPRTLHLGVDIWGPAGTHVYAPLAGKIHSFQDNNHFGDYGPTIILEHDLDGLTLYSLYGHLSRASLNGLKVGHIIQSGQKIAELGHADENGDWPPHLHFQLMFDLQGKSGDYPGVGKFSEKEALILNIPDPNLILQIPVATIVG; encoded by the coding sequence ATGGACAAACATTGGCAGTTAAACAACTACATTACCAAGCACCCCGATGCTATCAGTAAAGTTGTAGCGTTTAACCCGGTGGTCGATCATTTTTTTCACTTCAACTTTACCGAAACTAACACCGAATTGAGCGGTGCTGATGTTGCTAATACCGAAAAGTTCAGCAAGTATATCAACTCGGAATTAGAGCATCATAATTGCCGCCTGGGTATTGGTGGCTATATGGAACACCGCACCATTTACCAGCGCAGTGTTTTGTTTGATGACTATGAGGAGCCACGTACCCTGCATCTGGGGGTAGATATTTGGGGGCCTGCCGGCACTCACGTTTATGCACCACTGGCAGGTAAAATTCACAGCTTCCAGGATAATAATCATTTTGGTGACTACGGCCCCACCATCATCTTAGAACATGATCTTGATGGCTTAACACTTTATAGCCTTTACGGACATTTGAGCCGGGCAAGTTTAAATGGCTTAAAGGTTGGCCACATTATCCAGTCAGGTCAAAAAATAGCCGAGCTCGGGCATGCCGATGAAAATGGCGATTGGCCACCTCACCTGCATTTTCAGCTCATGTTCGACCTGCAGGGCAAAAGCGGCGACTATCCCGGCGTAGGCAAATTCTCCGAGAAAGAAGCCCTGATCTTAAACATTCCCGATCCGAATCTGATTTTACAAATTCCTGTAGCAACTATCGTCGGCTAA
- a CDS encoding TonB family protein: MRLRLFILLALIFAAFIKVNAQPQFKGGQQALDQFLSNNIVYPEYSRQNCIPGTIKVKFRLDSLGKVSEASAIDGLGIDLDDEAVRVIKMTSGKWQLPANYSTNNNIVLPIRFVPDNARCANATNASINAAIANYQSRQELQNAVTNYYKNKYIGKADTTKETQIIILKKQLGYDDDFIADVLEQASKKLKQGDKDGACEDWDFIHNIGSDRADELIKKYCSGK, encoded by the coding sequence ATGCGTTTACGATTATTCATTTTATTGGCGCTTATTTTTGCTGCCTTTATTAAGGTTAATGCACAGCCTCAATTTAAGGGCGGGCAACAAGCATTAGACCAATTTTTAAGCAACAATATTGTCTATCCCGAATATTCGCGTCAAAACTGCATCCCTGGTACAATCAAAGTAAAGTTTAGGCTGGATAGTCTTGGTAAGGTGAGTGAGGCTTCGGCAATTGATGGCTTGGGCATTGATCTGGACGACGAGGCCGTTCGCGTTATTAAAATGACGTCGGGCAAATGGCAGCTACCTGCTAATTATAGCACCAACAATAATATTGTTTTACCTATCCGTTTTGTGCCGGATAACGCTCGTTGTGCCAACGCCACAAACGCAAGTATTAATGCTGCTATAGCCAACTATCAATCCCGTCAGGAACTACAAAACGCCGTTACCAATTATTACAAAAACAAATACATCGGCAAGGCCGATACTACCAAAGAAACCCAGATCATCATCCTTAAAAAACAATTGGGTTACGATGATGACTTTATTGCCGATGTTTTAGAACAGGCCAGCAAGAAGTTAAAGCAAGGCGATAAAGATGGCGCTTGTGAAGACTGGGATTTTATCCACAACATAGGTAGCGACAGGGCTGATGAATTGATTAAGAAGTACTGCTCTGGGAAATAG
- a CDS encoding DUF1501 domain-containing protein, with translation MKRRDFLTKSMLASGAFMLPAFLKPFEALAINDITGHKNLVVIQLSGGNDGLNTIIPYCNDIYYQKRKNIGIKVPDVITLNDMQGLNPNLAALKELYDQGWMTIVNSVGYPNPDRSHFRSMDIWQTGSDSNQFLTTGWIGRYLDANRQTLKNPYTAMEVDDTLSLAMKGEYMKGIAVSDPNKLFQTTREPFFKDIVRDHEAQHLSEENLGYLYKTMIETYSSANYIQQTSKTYNVTAQYPATGIGYQLKNVSKFINSGLETRVYYVSLGGFDTHAGQQGQQGRVLKTYADAVAAFVKDLKQTGKLDDTLIMTFSEFGRRVEENASAGTDHGTASNVFLFGGKLQKPGIFNDAPDLADLENGDLKYKVDFRDVYANVLDKWLDVNNSDILGKQYQGLGLV, from the coding sequence ATGAAAAGAAGAGATTTTTTAACCAAAAGTATGCTGGCCTCGGGCGCGTTTATGCTGCCTGCTTTTTTAAAGCCTTTTGAGGCTTTGGCCATAAATGATATTACCGGGCACAAAAACCTGGTGGTGATCCAGCTTTCGGGTGGTAATGATGGGTTGAATACCATTATCCCATACTGCAACGATATTTACTACCAGAAACGTAAAAATATTGGCATTAAGGTGCCCGATGTAATTACGCTGAATGATATGCAGGGACTAAATCCCAACCTGGCTGCCTTAAAAGAGCTTTATGATCAGGGTTGGATGACGATTGTGAACTCGGTAGGCTATCCAAATCCGGATAGGTCACATTTCAGGTCGATGGATATTTGGCAAACAGGAAGTGATTCGAACCAGTTTTTAACTACTGGTTGGATAGGGCGTTACCTTGATGCCAATCGACAAACGTTAAAGAACCCATATACGGCCATGGAGGTTGATGATACCCTTTCACTGGCTATGAAGGGCGAGTACATGAAAGGCATTGCGGTATCAGACCCCAATAAATTATTCCAAACCACACGCGAGCCCTTCTTTAAAGATATTGTGCGCGATCACGAAGCGCAACATTTAAGCGAAGAGAACCTGGGTTATCTGTATAAAACGATGATTGAAACTTACTCATCGGCTAACTATATACAGCAAACTTCTAAAACTTATAATGTAACAGCGCAATATCCGGCTACAGGTATTGGCTACCAGTTAAAGAATGTATCGAAGTTTATTAATTCGGGATTAGAGACGAGGGTTTATTATGTATCGTTGGGAGGGTTTGATACGCATGCCGGCCAGCAAGGGCAGCAGGGCAGGGTATTAAAAACGTATGCCGATGCCGTTGCCGCTTTTGTGAAAGACCTGAAACAAACCGGTAAACTGGACGATACCCTGATTATGACCTTCTCTGAATTTGGCCGCCGCGTAGAAGAAAATGCCAGCGCAGGTACCGACCATGGCACAGCAAGTAATGTATTTTTATTTGGTGGCAAACTGCAAAAGCCTGGCATTTTTAATGATGCGCCCGATTTAGCCGACCTGGAAAATGGCGATTTAAAATACAAGGTAGACTTTCGTGATGTTTACGCCAATGTATTGGATAAATGGCTGGATGTAAATAATAGTGATATTTTGGGGAAACAGTATCAAGGGTTGGGATTGGTGTAG